The Zootoca vivipara chromosome 16, rZooViv1.1, whole genome shotgun sequence genome has a segment encoding these proteins:
- the LOC132591255 gene encoding uncharacterized protein LOC132591255 isoform X1 → MGIYASHFQKNDGQILTAITDPSQANWIAIHAETCKMPVPEVQRCWSRFLMLHPDQKGNLPQMRLLQANSPFGQKLLKQIPVTDDDQLTFQTYCNAVSWLSKSSLETKVKGLYQTLFSGIIGKEQIRDLLHDLYPMQSCSAVDELSANFLKEVDKDNQGYISEDMFVAWVLSFSEEIVKSTLDFPIIPPNLTQIEHPTSYLSITADIQDKEGLNDLQLVKVATEIATRKRNWGLLASKLGIIEKDNFRLGNEHGKTKDQILKMLLSWHRACQGAPLPILQAALRDSGNVDICNEVFHLSF, encoded by the exons ATGGGAATCTATGCCAGTCACTTCCAAAAGAATGATGGTCAGATCCTTACGGCAATTACAGATCCATCTCAAGCCAACTGGATTGCGATCCATGCCGAGACCTGCAAAA TGCCAGTGCCAGAGGTTCAAAGATGCTGGAGCAGGTTCCTTATGTTGCATCCAGACCAGAAGGGGAACTTGCCTCAAATGCGCCTCCTGCAAGCCAACAGTCCTTTTGGCCAGAAG TTGTTAAAGCAAATTCCGGTCACAGATGATGACCAGTTAACATTCCAGACTTACTGTAATGCTGTGTCCTGGCTATCTAAAAGCAGCTTGGAGACCAAAGTAAAAG GACTATACCAAACATTATTCTCTGGCATTATTGGCAAGGAACAAATCAGGGATTTGCTGCATGACTTATATCCTATGCAAAGTTGCAGTGCCGTTGATGAACTTTCTGCTAATTTCCTCAAGGAAGTGGATAAAGACAATCAAG GGTATATCTCTGAAGATATGTTTGTTGCCTGGGTTCTATCCTTTTCAGAAGAAATAGTCAAATCTACGCTAGATTTCCCAATCATACCTCCAAATCTGACACAAATTGAGCATCCTACTTCTTATCTGAGT ATCACTGCAGATATTCAGGATAAAGAAGGACTGAATGACCTGCAACTTGTTAAGGTGGCCACAGAGATAGCCACAAGAAAAAGAAACTGGGGGCTTCTTGCTAGTAAGCTTGGCATTATAGAGAAGGACAACTTCCGTTTGGGGAATGAGCATGGGAAAACAAAGGACCAA ATCCTGAAAATGTTACTGAGCTGGCACAGAGCATGTCAAGGAGCTCCTCTTCCTATACTTCAAGCAGCCCTGCGAGATAGTGGCAATGTAGACATTTGTAACGAAGTGTTCCACTTgagcttttaa
- the LOC132591255 gene encoding uncharacterized protein LOC132591255 isoform X2, with amino-acid sequence MGIYASHFQKNDGQILTAITDPSQANWIAIHAETCKMPVPEVQRCWSRFLMLHPDQKGNLPQMRLLQANSPFGQKLLKQIPVTDDDQLTFQTYCNAVSWLSKSSLETKVKGLYQTLFSGIIGKEQIRDLLHDLYPMQSCSAVDELSANFLKEVDKDNQEEIVKSTLDFPIIPPNLTQIEHPTSYLSITADIQDKEGLNDLQLVKVATEIATRKRNWGLLASKLGIIEKDNFRLGNEHGKTKDQILKMLLSWHRACQGAPLPILQAALRDSGNVDICNEVFHLSF; translated from the exons ATGGGAATCTATGCCAGTCACTTCCAAAAGAATGATGGTCAGATCCTTACGGCAATTACAGATCCATCTCAAGCCAACTGGATTGCGATCCATGCCGAGACCTGCAAAA TGCCAGTGCCAGAGGTTCAAAGATGCTGGAGCAGGTTCCTTATGTTGCATCCAGACCAGAAGGGGAACTTGCCTCAAATGCGCCTCCTGCAAGCCAACAGTCCTTTTGGCCAGAAG TTGTTAAAGCAAATTCCGGTCACAGATGATGACCAGTTAACATTCCAGACTTACTGTAATGCTGTGTCCTGGCTATCTAAAAGCAGCTTGGAGACCAAAGTAAAAG GACTATACCAAACATTATTCTCTGGCATTATTGGCAAGGAACAAATCAGGGATTTGCTGCATGACTTATATCCTATGCAAAGTTGCAGTGCCGTTGATGAACTTTCTGCTAATTTCCTCAAGGAAGTGGATAAAGACAATCAAG AAGAAATAGTCAAATCTACGCTAGATTTCCCAATCATACCTCCAAATCTGACACAAATTGAGCATCCTACTTCTTATCTGAGT ATCACTGCAGATATTCAGGATAAAGAAGGACTGAATGACCTGCAACTTGTTAAGGTGGCCACAGAGATAGCCACAAGAAAAAGAAACTGGGGGCTTCTTGCTAGTAAGCTTGGCATTATAGAGAAGGACAACTTCCGTTTGGGGAATGAGCATGGGAAAACAAAGGACCAA ATCCTGAAAATGTTACTGAGCTGGCACAGAGCATGTCAAGGAGCTCCTCTTCCTATACTTCAAGCAGCCCTGCGAGATAGTGGCAATGTAGACATTTGTAACGAAGTGTTCCACTTgagcttttaa